In Crinalium epipsammum PCC 9333, the following are encoded in one genomic region:
- a CDS encoding thioredoxin family protein, which translates to MKLNENLLQRRQFISYFGLGIGTVALSLGFKKATTPTSAFTADAVPNSTSIAASPTKEYLPEFQGLSQWLNSTPLKVTDLKNQVVLVQFWAFACINCQRTLPYITRWHRQYAAQGLKVIGIHTPEFPFERDVNNVKKALKRHKITYPVALDNEYKTWNAYHNNYWPHLFLADRQGFLRYDHIGEGAYQETEQLIKKLLG; encoded by the coding sequence ATGAAATTAAACGAAAATCTTTTACAACGCCGCCAATTCATTTCATATTTTGGGCTAGGAATTGGCACAGTAGCACTTAGTCTGGGTTTCAAAAAAGCAACTACTCCAACTTCTGCTTTTACTGCTGATGCTGTCCCTAACTCTACCTCTATTGCTGCCTCACCAACTAAGGAATATTTACCAGAATTTCAAGGTCTTAGCCAATGGCTGAATTCTACTCCACTTAAAGTAACTGACCTCAAAAATCAAGTTGTATTAGTGCAATTTTGGGCGTTTGCTTGTATCAACTGCCAACGCACCCTACCATATATAACTCGTTGGCATCGGCAGTATGCGGCTCAGGGACTTAAGGTGATTGGGATACATACCCCAGAATTTCCCTTTGAGCGGGATGTGAATAATGTTAAAAAAGCTCTGAAGCGACACAAAATTACCTATCCAGTCGCTTTGGATAATGAGTATAAAACTTGGAATGCCTACCATAACAATTACTGGCCGCATCTATTTTTAGCAGACCGCCAGGGATTTTTGCGTTATGACCACATTGGGGAAGGAGCTTATCAGGAAACCGAACAATTAATTAAAAAACTATTAGGGTAG
- a CDS encoding cytochrome b/b6 domain-containing protein yields MDSSVSSQRPKSRPKSSQAIFAKIFHWINLISLSLMISSGLQIYNSNPVFGGRAGWQFPSIFLLGGWLAGGRHWHFAAMWLFAINLLFYGTYIFITRRWKHRFLSSSDISAIQKSQNIKRKTYAWHKLAYTAIIPILLLPLLSGLGMYKPAQLHWIVDFFGSWQALRVVHFIFVPTVIIFAVIHSLLSLKVGGSRLIKSIFL; encoded by the coding sequence ATGGATTCATCTGTTTCTTCTCAACGCCCTAAGTCTCGACCTAAATCTAGTCAAGCTATCTTTGCCAAAATATTCCACTGGATTAACTTGATCAGCCTTAGCTTGATGATTAGTAGTGGACTACAGATTTATAACTCTAACCCGGTTTTTGGGGGACGCGCTGGTTGGCAATTTCCATCTATCTTCTTGTTGGGGGGTTGGCTCGCTGGAGGTAGACACTGGCACTTTGCGGCTATGTGGTTATTTGCTATTAATTTACTGTTCTACGGTACATACATTTTCATTACTCGTCGCTGGAAACATCGCTTTCTCAGTAGCAGTGACATATCTGCTATCCAAAAAAGTCAGAACATAAAACGCAAAACTTATGCTTGGCACAAATTAGCTTACACTGCGATTATTCCGATTTTACTATTACCCTTACTGAGTGGTTTGGGAATGTATAAGCCTGCTCAGTTACACTGGATTGTTGATTTTTTTGGTAGTTGGCAAGCATTAAGAGTAGTTCACTTTATTTTTGTGCCAACTGTAATAATTTTTGCGGTAATTCATTCCTTACTTAGTTTAAAAGTAGGTGGTTCACGTTTAATTAAATCTATTTTTTTATAG
- a CDS encoding molybdopterin-dependent oxidoreductase — protein MNLIQVPKRYLPRRRFLQLSGISSLGLLLNACGSSLFDEAVGKTFEPLNQSVEALLLNPQKPVPEFPKSAIEPDALLINTFDETPKIDSEKFRLTIDGDVNNPISLSMADIQRMPLTSMIIRHVCVEGWAAIVEWGGIRLRDLVSLAQPKANVRYAYFKSADGYYSSWDIASTLHPQTLMAYQKNGQPLSIDNGAPLRLASPIKLGYKQSKWVTQITLVSNLMPSKGYWEDQGYEWFAGL, from the coding sequence ATGAACTTGATTCAAGTCCCAAAGCGTTACTTACCACGTCGCCGTTTTCTTCAGTTGTCTGGAATTTCCAGTCTTGGTTTATTATTAAACGCTTGTGGTTCAAGTTTGTTTGATGAAGCTGTAGGTAAAACTTTTGAACCTCTCAATCAGAGTGTAGAAGCTTTATTATTAAATCCTCAAAAGCCTGTACCTGAGTTTCCTAAGAGTGCTATCGAGCCAGATGCTTTACTCATTAATACATTTGACGAAACTCCGAAGATAGATTCAGAGAAGTTTCGTTTGACTATTGACGGTGATGTGAATAATCCTATTAGTCTGAGTATGGCAGATATTCAGCGAATGCCTCTAACTTCAATGATTATTCGCCATGTTTGCGTTGAAGGTTGGGCAGCTATTGTGGAATGGGGTGGTATAAGGTTACGAGATCTTGTGTCTCTTGCTCAACCGAAAGCAAATGTTCGCTATGCCTATTTTAAATCAGCCGATGGCTACTATTCTAGTTGGGATATAGCTTCGACGTTGCATCCTCAAACTTTGATGGCTTATCAAAAAAATGGGCAGCCTTTATCTATTGACAATGGTGCGCCTCTGCGATTAGCTTCTCCAATTAAATTAGGTTACAAGCAAAGTAAGTGGGTAACTCAAATAACTTTAGTTAGTAATCTGATGCCATCGAAAGGATATTGGGAAGATCAGGGCTACGAGTGGTTTGCAGGATTATAG
- a CDS encoding peptidoglycan-binding domain-containing protein, translating into MNWKVLFLLSGLTLIAPLPAYSSTNLHSQTEENSVIVAQSDAMNQGDAMRQESTMNQGGAMNQSSAILRTGSTGEQVRSVQKFLRRKGFYNGSINGVFDQETRAAVINFQNSRKISPTGIVGPTTRNAMI; encoded by the coding sequence ATGAATTGGAAAGTACTGTTTTTACTCTCTGGTCTTACCTTAATCGCCCCTCTCCCTGCCTACTCCAGTACCAATTTACACTCCCAAACTGAAGAGAATAGTGTCATTGTTGCTCAAAGTGACGCTATGAACCAAGGAGATGCTATGAGACAAGAAAGCACTATGAACCAAGGAGGCGCTATGAACCAAAGCAGCGCCATTCTCAGAACTGGTAGCACAGGAGAACAAGTTAGATCTGTTCAGAAGTTTTTAAGACGGAAAGGATTTTACAATGGATCTATTAATGGAGTTTTTGACCAGGAGACACGTGCAGCCGTTATAAATTTCCAGAATTCTCGAAAAATTTCTCCTACTGGAATTGTTGGGCCTACAACTCGAAATGCCATGATCTGA
- a CDS encoding acyl-CoA desaturase: protein MTSNSMGTIQSSSEQLKLSWVNVGFFGTIHALALLAPWFFSWSALGVMIVLHWLFGSIGICLGYHRLLTHRSLQVPKWLEYTLATIGALALQGGPTFWVAGHRQHHLHTEDRDKDPYAASRGFWWSHMLWIMYPRAEFFERATYNKYAPDLARDPYYKWLDSNFLALQIPVAVLLYLLGGWSFVIYGTFLRAVLLWHSTWLINSASHMTGDRRFEVPDGSRNLWWTAILTYGEGWHNNHHAYPNVAKAGWKWWELDMTWWAIKALESLGLAKRIVLPPAEVIADL, encoded by the coding sequence ATGACTTCAAATTCAATGGGGACAATTCAATCGTCCTCAGAGCAACTAAAACTGAGTTGGGTAAATGTTGGCTTTTTTGGGACTATTCACGCTCTAGCACTGTTGGCTCCTTGGTTCTTTTCTTGGTCTGCCCTTGGTGTGATGATTGTTCTCCATTGGTTGTTTGGTAGCATTGGCATCTGCTTGGGATACCATCGCTTACTTACTCACCGTAGCTTACAAGTTCCTAAGTGGTTGGAGTATACCCTGGCTACGATTGGAGCATTAGCTCTACAGGGGGGGCCGACCTTTTGGGTCGCTGGACACCGCCAGCATCACTTGCATACAGAGGATAGAGATAAAGATCCTTATGCTGCTAGTCGGGGCTTCTGGTGGAGTCATATGTTATGGATTATGTATCCTCGCGCTGAGTTCTTTGAACGCGCTACATATAATAAGTATGCTCCCGATTTAGCTCGCGATCCTTACTACAAATGGTTAGACAGCAATTTCTTAGCCTTGCAAATTCCCGTTGCTGTGCTGCTATATCTTTTGGGCGGATGGTCGTTTGTGATTTATGGAACGTTTTTACGGGCTGTACTTTTATGGCACAGTACTTGGTTGATTAACTCAGCAAGTCACATGACAGGCGATCGCCGTTTTGAAGTTCCAGATGGTTCCCGCAATCTTTGGTGGACAGCTATACTTACTTATGGCGAAGGCTGGCACAACAACCACCATGCTTATCCCAATGTCGCAAAAGCTGGCTGGAAATGGTGGGAATTAGATATGACTTGGTGGGCTATTAAGGCGTTGGAGAGTCTTGGGTTAGCGAAGCGCATTGTTCTTCCACCCGCAGAAGTTATCGCTGATTTGTAA